DNA from Elusimicrobiota bacterium:
CGCCGGGCGCCGGAGCGCAGAGCCTCGGCGTCGTGCGCGGTCAGCCGGCCGTCGGCGAGCACCCAGATCTCGTCGAGCAGCCCGGCGAGCTCCTCCATGCGGTGGTTGGCGATGAGGAAGGTCCGGCCCTCGCTGCGCAGCTCCTCGATGAGATGAGCGAGCAGCTCCTCGCGCACCAAGGCGTCCAAGCCCGAGGTCGGCTCATCTAAAAGGAAGAGCTGGGGCTCGTGCGCCGCGGCGCAGACCCAGGCCAACTTGCCCAAGGTCCCCTTGCTCGCGCTGGCCACCTTGGCGGCCGGATCGAGCTTGAGCCGGCGGCAGAGGTCCTCGGCCTTGTCCTCCTTCCACAGCGGGAAGAAGCGTCGCCGCAGTTCCAGCACCTCGCGGATGCTCATGAAGTCGTGGAAGGCCGGCCGCTCCGGCACGTAGCCCACGCGCGCGCGGATGGATCCGGAGCCGTCGGGCTTGCGGCCCAGTACCTCGATGGTTCCGGAGTCCGCGGCCAGGATGTCGAGCAGGATGCGCAGCAGGGTGGTCTTGCCCTCGCCGTTGCGTCCCAGGAGACCCACCACCTTGCCAATCTCCGCGGTTGCGCTCACGCCGCGCAGGACTGGTTTGCCGGAGAAGGAACGGCTCACGCCCTCGAATCGGATGGCGTTCATGGCTCCTCCTTGCGCGCTTCCTTCAGGACGGCCTCGATCTCCG
Protein-coding regions in this window:
- a CDS encoding ABC transporter ATP-binding protein, whose amino-acid sequence is MNAIRFEGVSRSFSGKPVLRGVSATAEIGKVVGLLGRNGEGKTTLLRILLDILAADSGTIEVLGRKPDGSGSIRARVGYVPERPAFHDFMSIREVLELRRRFFPLWKEDKAEDLCRRLKLDPAAKVASASKGTLGKLAWVCAAAHEPQLFLLDEPTSGLDALVREELLAHLIEELRSEGRTFLIANHRMEELAGLLDEIWVLADGRLTAHDAEALRSGARRVTGRWEPPASLPPGLSAARLYRDGPLAEFAVFSEAAVRDLAAAGLQDVHAEPLPFEETLKLLLAGPGGAGHD